The Triticum dicoccoides isolate Atlit2015 ecotype Zavitan chromosome 6A, WEW_v2.0, whole genome shotgun sequence genome has a window encoding:
- the LOC119316784 gene encoding probable magnesium transporter NIPA8 isoform X1: MGDWIIGALINIVGSVAINFGTNLLKLGHDQREKLYSSNNQGDGKFVPKSVMYFQTWRIGILFFAVGNCLNFMSFAYAAQSLLAALGSIQFVSNIAFAYVVLNKTISVKVMVATTFIVFGNVFLVSFGNHQSPVYTPEQLIAKYSNLVFVLYCMSLVFVVALSQYLYRSGETILSDNAKDTSTHWRTLLPFSYAIVSGAIGSCSVLFAKSLSNMLRLTMSSRYQFHSWFTYSILLLFLCTAGFWMARLNEGLSLFDAILIVPMFQIAWTFFSICTGFVYFQEYQVFDTLRIIMFVLGMTFVFIGISLLAPDENKVADTKDGSNATKDAAIDMNSEAHVSGNCRPRKLPMEETEVDDMDSFSTSVKVKAKHILSRAKSACSMSLGLGEETISASSVLAIPMVSSRTTGFRGIRTDRSKYIPLRSTDWDNL, encoded by the exons ATGGGCGACTGGATTATAGGAGCGTTGATCAATATTGTGGGTAGTGTTGCCATAAACTTTGGTACTAATCTTCTCAAACTGGGCCATGATCAG AGAGAAAAGCtgtactcaagtaacaatcaaggTGATGGCAAATTCGTCCCAAAATCAGTTATGTATTTTCAGACTTGGAGAATAG GTATACTCTTTTTCGCTGTGGGGAACTGCCTAAACTTCATGTCCTTTGCATACGCCGCACAG TCACTTCTTGCAGCTCTTGGATCAATTCAGTTTGTATCCAATATTGCATTTGCCTACGTTGTGTTGAACAAGACCATTTCAGTGAA GGTCATGGTAGCCACAACTTTTATTGTCTTTGGCAATGTCTTCTTAGTTTCCTTCGGCAATCACCAATCTCCTG TTTATACTCCGGAGCAGCTGATTGCGAAATACAGCAACTTGGTCTTTGTTCTCTATTGTATGTCATTGGTCTTTGTTGTTGCACTCAGTCAATATCTCTATAG GAGTGGAGAGACAATTCTTTCAGATAATGCAAAAGATACTAGCACACATTGGCGAACACTGCTGCCCTTTTCTTACGCTATTGTATCTGGTGCCATTGGATCTTGCTCCGTCTTGTTTGCGAAATCATT GTCTAACATGCTGAGGCTGACCATGAGCAGCAGATACCAATTCCACAGCTGGTTCACATACTCAATTCTTCTGTTATTTCTCTGTACAGCTGGATTTTGG ATGGCGAGACTGAATGAAGGACTGTCTCTGTTTGATGCAATACTGATTGTCCCAATGTTTCAGATTGCATGGACTTTCTTCTCTATTTGTACAGGATTTGTTTACTTTCAAGAGTATCAA GTGTTTGATACACTCAGGATAATAATGTTCGTGCTGGGCATGACATTTGTCTTCATAGGCATATCCTTGCTAGCACCTGATGAAAATAAAG TAGCTGACACCAAAGATGGCTCTAACGCCACAAAGGACGCGGCAATTGATATGAACAG TGAAGCACATGTATCAGGAAATTGCAGGCCAAGAAAGTTGCCGATGGAGGAGACGGAAGTAGATGATATGGACTCATTCTCAACCTCAGTAAAAGTGAAAGCAAAACACATATTGTCGAGAGCAAAG TCGGCTTGCTCCATGTCACTTGGCCTTGGGGAGGAGACCATCAGCGCTTCTTCAGTGCTTGCAATCCCAATGGTTTCCTCGAGAACAACAGGGTTTAGGGGAATTCGAACTGACCGATCAAAGTACATTCCCCTGCGGTCCACTGATTGGGATAATCTATAG
- the LOC119316784 gene encoding probable magnesium transporter NIPA8 isoform X2, protein MGDWIIGALINIVGSVAINFGTNLLKLGHDQREKLYSSNNQGDGKFVPKSVMYFQTWRIGILFFAVGNCLNFMSFAYAAQSLLAALGSIQFVSNIAFAYVVLNKTISVKVMVATTFIVFGNVFLVSFGNHQSPVYTPEQLIAKYSNLVFVLYCMSLVFVVALSQYLYRSGETILSDNAKDTSTHWRTLLPFSYAIVSGAIGSCSVLFAKSLSNMLRLTMSSRYQFHSWFTYSILLLFLCTAGFWMARLNEGLSLFDAILIVPMFQIAWTFFSICTGFVYFQEYQVFDTLRIIMFVLGMTFVFIGISLLAPDENKADTKDGSNATKDAAIDMNSEAHVSGNCRPRKLPMEETEVDDMDSFSTSVKVKAKHILSRAKSACSMSLGLGEETISASSVLAIPMVSSRTTGFRGIRTDRSKYIPLRSTDWDNL, encoded by the exons ATGGGCGACTGGATTATAGGAGCGTTGATCAATATTGTGGGTAGTGTTGCCATAAACTTTGGTACTAATCTTCTCAAACTGGGCCATGATCAG AGAGAAAAGCtgtactcaagtaacaatcaaggTGATGGCAAATTCGTCCCAAAATCAGTTATGTATTTTCAGACTTGGAGAATAG GTATACTCTTTTTCGCTGTGGGGAACTGCCTAAACTTCATGTCCTTTGCATACGCCGCACAG TCACTTCTTGCAGCTCTTGGATCAATTCAGTTTGTATCCAATATTGCATTTGCCTACGTTGTGTTGAACAAGACCATTTCAGTGAA GGTCATGGTAGCCACAACTTTTATTGTCTTTGGCAATGTCTTCTTAGTTTCCTTCGGCAATCACCAATCTCCTG TTTATACTCCGGAGCAGCTGATTGCGAAATACAGCAACTTGGTCTTTGTTCTCTATTGTATGTCATTGGTCTTTGTTGTTGCACTCAGTCAATATCTCTATAG GAGTGGAGAGACAATTCTTTCAGATAATGCAAAAGATACTAGCACACATTGGCGAACACTGCTGCCCTTTTCTTACGCTATTGTATCTGGTGCCATTGGATCTTGCTCCGTCTTGTTTGCGAAATCATT GTCTAACATGCTGAGGCTGACCATGAGCAGCAGATACCAATTCCACAGCTGGTTCACATACTCAATTCTTCTGTTATTTCTCTGTACAGCTGGATTTTGG ATGGCGAGACTGAATGAAGGACTGTCTCTGTTTGATGCAATACTGATTGTCCCAATGTTTCAGATTGCATGGACTTTCTTCTCTATTTGTACAGGATTTGTTTACTTTCAAGAGTATCAA GTGTTTGATACACTCAGGATAATAATGTTCGTGCTGGGCATGACATTTGTCTTCATAGGCATATCCTTGCTAGCACCTGATGAAAATAAAG CTGACACCAAAGATGGCTCTAACGCCACAAAGGACGCGGCAATTGATATGAACAG TGAAGCACATGTATCAGGAAATTGCAGGCCAAGAAAGTTGCCGATGGAGGAGACGGAAGTAGATGATATGGACTCATTCTCAACCTCAGTAAAAGTGAAAGCAAAACACATATTGTCGAGAGCAAAG TCGGCTTGCTCCATGTCACTTGGCCTTGGGGAGGAGACCATCAGCGCTTCTTCAGTGCTTGCAATCCCAATGGTTTCCTCGAGAACAACAGGGTTTAGGGGAATTCGAACTGACCGATCAAAGTACATTCCCCTGCGGTCCACTGATTGGGATAATCTATAG